A window of Tachypleus tridentatus isolate NWPU-2018 chromosome 7, ASM421037v1, whole genome shotgun sequence genomic DNA:
TCATACACCATTCTACATGTATAACCTCACCAAGTAAACTGACAGAAAattcaaagtatttgttttcatgGAACAACTACGACTACAGGTGAATAGAAACAAAGGTTTGCGCCTATAATTCTAACTGTTTTATTCTTCTAGTTATTTAACTCTGTAACCTTGATATAACTTTTGTTTACTATAGACAACAGTTAATTATGTCAACAATAGACTTTACTACTTAATATGTTAAAAGTACGCTACACAAATGCACGTTTTAGATTCGAATAGAACTTGTTATTTAAACCATTTCAAACTTTGTACCACCAGTTTCGGTTTGTGTTTAAGTGAACGCTCCTGAAGAACCTGTAAAGTAAAACGTggagtgtctaattaaataaaggcattttggtgttatatggtcgtttatttttagtattaatatCACTTATTTATTCAGTGTTGTAACTGTACAGGCCTGCATATAAAACAGACAAGTTAggtaaataatacaaatacaaaatacataaaaaagagATAGTTTTCCGACGTATTAGAGCCAAGTAAACTAACATCTCTGTacagcaaaaataaattaataaaacacaatgtgACGATATTTTTCGTACTGGTTGGAATCTATAATAATATAAGGACGTATCTGTTGACCTTCATATTTTCAAGATGAAAATCATAGAAGTCTGAAACTTTGCACCAGTAATAAGTGGGCCTTGAGGGTGCGCACctgagtattattatttattttatctaagtgCATACGCATCCTTTTGATGAGGCAAGCTAGCAAAAAACAACTTAGAAAAGTAGTTCCTTATATTATTAATAGaaatcacacacatacataatgtttcattatagACTTATAGCtccattatgtatatatacacacacactgtagTATATTAGTTAAATTAACCATAattgctttgcgccaataaacaCCAAACCACCAACCAGttaaattaacaacttttaatacgTATAAAAAAGCCAGTACTTCTGTGTCATGTAGCTTAGTAACAAAAGCAtaacttaacattgttgttaaTCTATGTGCTGAAATGTATAAActaaaaatgtagaaaacataTTTGCTAATTTCTCAATTTAGAGTCTCCTTTGATTAAggaggtttgtttatttttttaaaaaaatgttggcAGTATGAAAGCTAAGAACtgaattcagaaacgatttaggtttaaaatataatcgatgtttttattttattcacttgGTTCTATGCTAGGTTATCTCACACTATGTCTTTACTATAggcttatttattaatttctttaaatcatACCAACATGCACAACACTAACAAGGCTTCACAATCGCaatcactaaaatcgtaatgcaCAAATCATAACGTATGCCAATATTGAAAAAGAAAGGCTGTGATTTATTCACATAAGCCAAAAGAAGCTCCAACTTGAAGACTAGGTCCACCCGCAAGATGCTAAAACGGGTTTAGAATGCACACACTGACATATTAATTTAGAATATGTCAACCTAATAAGCCGAGTGAAAGCGAGTAATTTTCTAGTTACTAATGTAATTAGACAACATCaactgtaatgaaatattttttggatTGCATAGATCTCGAcattttcaacaacaacaaaaaatgctgTTAAAATTTTAGAACTGATCAAAAACCACAGAGACCTCTATAATTTCAAAAGTAAGAGAATAATTGGTTGTTGATTATTTAGAACTGTCTAAAAACAATGGAAATCACTATTTATCCAGCAGTGGAAGTTTTAGAGGGAGTTGTGTGTGcttttaacaatataacatagTTGTATTAAGTTTATTGTGTTTAGCATCACTCTATGTGTTTCGTTGTGTCAAGCCATAACATAACTATTGAATTAATTGTATTCGATGCCAATTCAACTATATAATTCATTGTAATTAATGCTAATAGAATAACAAGGGTTATTTTGTCTAACGctaatagggcctggcatggcctggtgttAGGGCAATTCGACTGTCAACGTACGGCTCACGAGATCAAAAGGAGTTGCTGAACCTCCTTACCCTTTCTGAAAAGCCATATAGGCGTTTTATGTTACAGCCAAACCCGCTATTCGTTAATAATAAGTAGTCTTAGAATTGTTGGCTTTGATCagcagccttccctcttgtctatcgCTACTAAATTAAGAACTGCTGACACATATAGTTTACGAGGAAATTGAACAGACACAAAGTTAGCcttaatattactaaatattactaCAGAATTCCTTAGGTTTAACACTAGCATACCTATAGAATTCACTATATTTAATGCGTATATCACTATACAGGctaattgtatttaatgttaatattactgTGTGTTTAGTATTAACATTATCGAATGGGTTTCACGATGTTTAAGGTCACTATTACCTTATTTAGCATTAATATTACTCTAGGAGCTTATTGTGTTTAGCATTAATATTGCTCTCGCGGTTCATTGTTTAACGTTAATATTACTCTGTAGGTTTCATAACAAGACAGAGTTTTTTGTGTGGTAAAGTTATGTTTCTCTGCagattttattatgtattaagcTGACGCAGCTGCACAAGGAAGTTGATTGTTATTCAGAATAAAatgaatttacatttaaaacGTTCTTTTCTTAACACAGTATTAAGCCTATCTGTTTACTTCATTAGACGAGAACAATAATTCATTAATTATTCGTATCGGAATGACAGTGAAGAGACACAATTCAATCACGCAattgtcaaaataataaatagtcGCTCTCGTATGTTTCCCGGGTTCTACCGTCCAACGTTAACCGAGCTAAAGCTGACACATAATGattttgaagataataaaataataatagaaaacaataatGGATTACTTTTCAAGCTACTAATGAGAAAACTTAGTAGATTTGATtgggaaataaatgttaaaacacaaaAGCAGGTAGACTCCTAGGAACGTCTGTAAGTGATGTGCTAGACAAAGAAAGTCTGTGAGCGACGCGGTTACAGCATGAGGATTATCAACTGAAGTTCATTCTAGTCGAGGATTTATACAGGTGTAATAAACCAGATTCTGATAGAACTTTTAATCGATCCGATTATCAGAACATACGTCAAAAACTCAGTTATTTGAAATGAGTAACAGCTGTAGTTTTTATTAAGTGGAAAGACCcgaaactgtttttatttcaaagtaaacaatttatttatagcAATAAATGTACAAACCTGTTTTTCTCAAACGTAACTATCAGATTTGTTTCGTAAATACGTTTTAAACAAACTGAATTCGAGCACTTTAAGTGTTCCTCTTTTGTTCttattcttcttttttattaAGCCCCTCCCCCAGCGTGACTCAACAGTAAGCTTGAGTGAGGGCTTATGAGGCTAACATAAGATAGGTCATTAcgaatgtttacatttttaacaaatcaatatttttatttaaacgaaaaaatataatattgaaattattccTTTTGTACAAAATTTTCCAGCTATGGAAAAGATtcaaggaaaatatttaaaaaaaatgaatttctgTGCATTTTTAGGTGAGATCCCatttttgttaaactttttaCCTGAGCCCTGGTTATCTCGAAGTTTCGTTCATCCAGCAAAGCAATCAATACACCTCCTAGGGAACATATTTCGTTCATTGAAGTGCGCATGTCAGAAAGAAAACCTTGAACATTACCAAAATTATATCACAACCTTTCCATTGCATCTTGGATTCTTTAATAACGTATCGAACGTCGCTCCGGAATAGCCATTGGTCTCAAACAACACGTAACACAAGTAGGTGTTAACAGATTGGATTTATAATTAATTGTCTATTTCTATAAATTTTTAAGTATGAAGAAGACGAGGCTTCAATGAAACCGggaattttgtttagtttgaaatAAGTTGTAAATTATGAGTGGAGTAATCGAAATCTGTTTCTTTAATGTAGGGTGTAAAAACACGTAACAGTTGctataatgtttgaaatacattaatacataaataatttccCTAAAGTTTTCTATACTTTGTAAAATATGGAACGCTTTTCCAAATCTTccattttatttgtttccaaaTACATTAGATCAGTTAAAATGTATACACAAATTCGTTGTCATTTTTCGACACCTGGAATACCTTCTCATTGGTTCTGTCTTTTTCCTCTTGTattatgtttgttgtattttttaatgaataaattatttttactaagaaACGTCTTTTTTGTATGTGGAGTTTTTGcaccaaatattaattttttatatattatttcagtatgataatatattaattatgttgatttatatttatttattaaaaacgtaTTCGATACACTGAAGCAATGAAACAGTAGGAATCAGAGATTTAGAGTATTTTTTTTTGCATAGTCACTCTTCGTTAGTTTTTCATATCGAACTTTTTTTCAGTacaaatatgtttcttttttattcagaTATCAAGTTTACATTGAGGGATGAATGTAGCAGGAGGTCGGAGAAACGACCCAGGGATCACTTCTTGGACTGTCTTCAAAGAACGGGAATTCATTAACTTGACTGTTCCAATTCTCAAGACTTATCCAAAAGTACGGACTGACACTGCTATGAACAACCTTTCTTCAAAATATACCACATCTTTCAACGATATTAGAGAGGAACTCCAAACAATTATATTACTCTTCCTTTTCATATTCAGTGCTCTCAGCAATGTAAtagtttttttgctgttttataaaAAGCCCCTACTCCGCACTTTCTCGAATcgatttgttttaaacttgtctTTAACGCACTTACTACAAACTTTGTTGATCATGCCTGGTTTTTTGCTGGCTGGTATATTCGGAGTGTGGACATTAGGTGACACCTGGTGTCACATTAGTGGAATAGTTTCAACCTGTCTTAACTTAGAGACATCGTTTTCATTAGTACTGATTGCCGTTGACAGAAATTATGCTGTGAACAGCCCTCTACATTATTCTATgacaataacaaaaagaaaaacggcTGCTTTTATAATATCCACGTGGATTCTTGCATTTCTCATGTCGACGCCTTTAATATTTGGAATTCCAAAAATTCGGTTTCGGATAAACTGGAATGCATGTGTTCCTGTTTGGTTCCAGAGAGATCCCTATACCTTTGTATATTCCGGACTTATTGTGATGGCCGGATTAGTCATGCCCCTGGTGAAGCTCAGCTGGACCTATTGTTCCATGTTTCTCGCTGCCAGAACTAGCAGCGCTCGAGCACGGAAACACAGTGTCAACCATCTTACCGTGGCAGAGGTTCAGTTTTTGGATAATCAAGGCAGTTGTACGGTTCACCAGTTGAAAAAAAAGCCATATCGTAGAATGTCTAGTTCGAGTCAGTTCTTCTTCTTTGGAGATGAGTGGAAAGCGGCGAGAACCGGAGTCATTGTTttgttctcttttattttttcttgggGACCATACTTTGCTGTTATTGGGGCTGAGCCGTACATGCAAATAGAAAACTGGATACCCGAATTCGTCCCTCTTACAGCAGTTCTCTTGTCGTTCAGTGCTTGTGTCATCAACCCCTATATATACGTATTTCGGAACAAGAACACTAGGACACAAGCCAAACGACTTTTCCACTGCGTTCGACCAGAAACGGAAAAATTTTTGACTGcgattaaacaagaaaaaaatgaagACATTACTTCCAATGTGGTTCCACATCTACAACCAGTGGAAAATGAAGAAGACATTGAAGAGATTCAACAGGAGGTTACCCGGAGTGACTCAATCCAGAACATTGACCAGTCATTATGCAGTGCATCAGAGTCAAACACATGTTCAGTAAATCCTTTTACGTCACAAAATGAGGGAAGTCTTCAAGGTGAGCTCTATGATAACAATGGGTTTTATAACTACGTTCCTGCTCCTTCATCACCCGAACGCTTCATCGTTTTTCAAATGCATTGCTACCATCGGGACTCAACAAGCAGCGACACCACGGACAACGTGGGCACGTCTGTGGACAGCGTCGATGACAACTTGAGCCTCTACGGAACAATGTTCAGCAAGCGAAAGAACTCTCAAGAAAGCACTGCAGCCCTTCTTCATATGAATGAAATCGATATCCCGGTTAAGCTACGAACCAGGCCTCCACTGTTAAGAGTACATTCCTTCGAGCAAGACGAACAGGACCCCACAAATCCCGTTCAAGCCACATCCAAATTCTATATAGGAGGAAAACGAAAACCTATCCTTCAACACCGTTATCTTCTACAGCAGTCTAGTGACAGCACCCTCACGTCTTCTTTATCTACTGATTCTCAGGAGTCTTCAAATGTAACGGACACCAAGCCACGTTGTCGAGGGCGACCTCTGTTAATTAGACAACATTCTTCAAATTTTTTGAGCTATTATAAGTCATTAGAGTGTCAGACTAAAACTGAAACTTTGAACAGAGAAGACAGTGTCTGTTATTCTATATGTGACGAGAAAAGTGAGGAAGAAAAAATAGAACCtattaaatatgcattttattgaagaatttttatgtaatgtatatAAGTACGCCCTCCAACTCAGGCTCAAAGTAGCTCCAGTTATAACTGGACATATTTTGAACGGTGTGCATCAGTACATTTGTTTATGAAAGAGCTTGAAATTCTTAACATTTAAGTAAATAGTGAGAGATAGCTTGCCTATTTGTCAAACGTaagctgatatatatatattgcaaatgTTTGTATAATTCTTAATTTTCGAAGAGAGTTTACACGAAAGAGCTGCCTCCCGTATGTTAACTTTGGAAAAGAAAGTAGAAACTTCAGTACGTTTTTGCGCATTGCACCATTAAGCCTAGTAGTAACCCTTgtaatttaaattgatttatttatacgttttttttatagataaaatCTCGTTATGTCTTGAAAACGAATGTGAAGCGAAACAATGTGCCTGTCTATGGTTACATTAACTACGTTACCTGTTTGTCCTTCTTGAGTGATGTCATTTGTGTAGCAGTTTCTACCCTTACCGTTAAATAGTGAAGTACAGCTACATTCGATGTAAAATCATGCGTGACTTTAAAGtgatcaataataataattaaaattatttaaatactgtttaattCATACTTGAATAACTCTCCTCGGATAATTTTCTCATTAATAGGAAAGTTCTGAATTCgatttatataaagttatttgaTTGTCAGTCACACATCTTTTTCTGTGACATATACGGCTTTCTTACTTTTTTTCTCTGAAATTATTGgtgttgtatttataattataagcaGCTTAAGTTGGTGTTGTACTTGTGATTATAAGCAGCTTAAGTACGGGTTACACGTTGGAAAATAAAGgacaaaatatttaccaaaaaactttgtatttcatgCTGTATGTAGGAAGGAACGAATGATTTAAAACGATATCTAGTTCACTTTTCTGATGGTATTCACGTGAAAGAAAACCTAAATAGCCACAAGTGTTCACAAATTGcccctgttttgtttttcttcagctTCTAACGCTGAACTCTGTAGTTGACATGGTAACAAAAAAGTATTCCTAAGTTTGTATTCACCACAATACGGCTAAAGATAGAGTAAACTTGAAAATTTGTAATACCTATGTTAACTTCAATTAGAAATTTACAggtaaataaaagataaaaaagaaattgCTGTTGATGGCTGGAAAAATGTAAATACAAAGCTGATACTGATAGCGggaaaaatgtaaataaagaagTTAGTGTTAATAGCGAGAACAATGCAGATAAAAAAAGTTAGTTTTGATCtggaacaatataaaaataacatgttagTGTTTATAGCTTAATAATATAAAGACGATACAGATACCTTGTTTATGTCTCATACAAAACTGATATAGAGAATGTTGCGCGACCTTTATGTAAACCGTAAGGTGAGACGATTTTTCACCCCATGGGTAACAATTGACTTATTTCTCTTTAAATGTAATGTACATCAATTCTTATAGCTTCAATAACGTTAAAAACTAGAAAATGCCAGAATAGCAATCTGACTTCTGGTAATGAAAACATATAAAGGTTAACTTATTTCTTATGATGACTTCTAATGATAACCAGAGTTAAGCAATATCATGTCATAAAGGTTGGTTTCTGGCAGTGATAACAGTTATATATTACCAGATTCCTTTCAAAGGACTCTGGTGACAATCATGGTCAGGTATTACATGGATTGATTCTTATGGTAATCACAATCAGATGGTACTGTTGTCTAGAAGTTGACTTTTGGTGATGAAggtatttatatgttaccatattccttaagTTAGGTTCTAATGGTAACCAGATAACATGATACCATGCTGTACTAGCTTGTTTCTAGTACGGACAAAA
This region includes:
- the LOC143255578 gene encoding 5-hydroxytryptamine receptor 1A-like, whose protein sequence is MNVAGGRRNDPGITSWTVFKEREFINLTVPILKTYPKVRTDTAMNNLSSKYTTSFNDIREELQTIILLFLFIFSALSNVIVFLLFYKKPLLRTFSNRFVLNLSLTHLLQTLLIMPGFLLAGIFGVWTLGDTWCHISGIVSTCLNLETSFSLVLIAVDRNYAVNSPLHYSMTITKRKTAAFIISTWILAFLMSTPLIFGIPKIRFRINWNACVPVWFQRDPYTFVYSGLIVMAGLVMPLVKLSWTYCSMFLAARTSSARARKHSVNHLTVAEVQFLDNQGSCTVHQLKKKPYRRMSSSSQFFFFGDEWKAARTGVIVLFSFIFSWGPYFAVIGAEPYMQIENWIPEFVPLTAVLLSFSACVINPYIYVFRNKNTRTQAKRLFHCVRPETEKFLTAIKQEKNEDITSNVVPHLQPVENEEDIEEIQQEVTRSDSIQNIDQSLCSASESNTCSVNPFTSQNEGSLQGELYDNNGFYNYVPAPSSPERFIVFQMHCYHRDSTSSDTTDNVGTSVDSVDDNLSLYGTMFSKRKNSQESTAALLHMNEIDIPVKLRTRPPLLRVHSFEQDEQDPTNPVQATSKFYIGGKRKPILQHRYLLQQSSDSTLTSSLSTDSQESSNVTDTKPRCRGRPLLIRQHSSNFLSYYKSLECQTKTETLNREDSVCYSICDEKSEEEKIEPIKYAFY